The Hydra vulgaris chromosome 11, alternate assembly HydraT2T_AEP genome contains a region encoding:
- the LOC136087429 gene encoding uncharacterized protein LOC136087429 yields MKRIFWIAPELDTLVAIIKADKKRSCRDKTEDIAFLLDQLGDRKTRIGGLDTRYISSVNRSLSKFEMRSSLNETMSESEFSSNGSDKNEDNDDFPYPDPELKKKVKKPDTVLLPKDILKRTADTAVGEGLSHRQHTAMVNSIIAKSGGNIDEFKCSTSTALRAADKVIYDESKRIKDHLRNFRNNNKNILVQLHFDGKVCHEYTDGKKSEKDRLAILINGNMETHLLGIPAISSGTGENQKNAIRDILNCFDLTNSIQAVTFDTTRINTGNKNGAVSLLVNEVFQRPVLSIACRHHINELHITHFWKNYPSSATSGPDNMLFKILKSTWNDLDVENQVLRRLTIPDETWLGHQKHESITFCRNIITHGSLKKDGATRKDYIELTELTLMVLSEEKYKFRTPGAIHHARFMAKGIYYLKLQLMMDAIPSLTNRLKNEITEVATFVAVFYTTWFLKAELSAVAPRQDMRALWQMNRFKEYNLIGAESVVESIKRHTWFLDPYLVVLALADENCEERGEIAQKLYSFEFRSLDKYSLARIKANMEVLNSLDFSGPKPPSLVELVTENSWLLFLMIGQSKSDCQWMKTPPEYWTCNDFYLKFKDAIFNLAVVNDCSERTVKLIKDNIDIARKEEKRQDSLLFMHNYKRKYVGKRKTSKKNKKTI; encoded by the exons ATGAAAAGGATCTTTTGGATTGCACCTGAGCTCGATACTCTGGTTGCAATCATTAAAGCTGATAAGAAAAGAAGTTGTCGAGACAAGACTGAagatattgcttttttattagaCCAATTAGGAGATAGAAAAACAAGAATAGGTGGATTAGACACAAGGTACATTTCCTCTGTTAACAGGAGTTTATCCAAGTTTGAAATGAGATCAAGTTTGAATGAAACCATGTCAGAGAGTGAATTCAGCTCAAATGGATCCGATAAAAATGAAGATAATGATGATTTCCCGTATCCAGATCCAGAGTTAAAGAAGAAAGTCAAAAAACCAGATACTGTTCTACTTCCAAAAGATATTCTCAAGAGAACTGCTGATACTGCAGTCGGGGAAGGATTAAGTCATAGGCAGCATACTGCCATGGTTAATAGTATAATTGCTAAATCAGGTGGAAATatagatgaatttaaatgttcaacCTCTACAGCATTAAGAGCAGCAGATAAAGTCATTTATGATGAATCAAAGAGGATCAAGGACCATTTgagaaatttcagaaataataataagaacaTTTTAGTTCAACtccattttgatggaaaagtaTGTCATGAATATACTGATGggaaaaaatcagaaaaagatCGATTAGCAATATTAATAAACGGTAACATGGAAACGCACCTGTTGGGAATTCCAGCTATTTCTTCCGGAACTGgcgaaaatcaaaaaaatgcgATCAGAGATATCTTGAATTGCTTTGACCTTACAAACAGTATACAAGCTGTTACATTTGATACAACCAGAATCAACACTGGAAACAAAAATGGAGCTGTTTCTTTACTGGTAAATGAAGTTTTTCAGCGACCAGTTTTATCTATTGCATGCCGACATCATATAAACGAGCTACACATAACACATTTCTGGAAAAATTATCCAAGTAGTGCTACTTCTGGACCAGATAATAtgctgtttaaaatattaaaatcaacatGGAATGATCTTGATGTAGAGAACCAG gtgtTGAGAAGATTGACTATTCCAGATGAAACATGGCTTGGTCATCAAAAGCATGAAAGCATAACGTTCTGCAGAAATATTATCACCCATGGGTCTCTGAAAAAG GATGGGGCTACAAGGAAGGACTACATTGAGCTGACAGAGCTTACACTTATGGTGCTTTCTGAGGAAAAGTACAAGTTTCGTACACCCGGAGCAATTCATCATGCCCGTTTTATGGCAAAAG gtATCTACTACCTAAAGCTCCAGCTTATGATGGATGCAATACCCAGTCTGACAAATCGACTGAAAAATGAAATTACTGAAGTGGCAACTTTTGTGGCTGTTTTCTATACTACCTGGTTTCTCAAAGCTGAACTATCTGCTGTGGCTCCTCGTCAG GATATGAGAGCTCTTTGGCAAATGAATAGGTTTAAGGAGTACAATTTGATTGGGGCAGAATCAGTCGTTGAATCAATCAAACGGCACACATGGTTTCTGGACCCTTACCTTGTTGTTCTTGCCTTAGCTGATGAAAACTGTGAAGAAAGAGGTGAAATTGCTCAAAAATTATACAGCTTTGAATTTCGTAGCTTAGATAAATATTCGTTAGCCCGAATAAAAGCTAACATGGAGGTCCTCAATTCTTTAGACTTCAGTGGACCGAAGCCACCAAGCTTAGTTGAATTGGTCACAGAAAATTCGTGGCTTTTGTTCCTTATGATAGGGCAGAGTAAAAGTGACTGTCAATGGATGAAAACCCCGCCAGAGTATTGGACTTGTAACGATttctacttaaaatttaaagatgctatttttaatcttgcagTTGTTAATGATTGCTCTGAAAGAACTGTTAAACTCATAAAGGACAACATTGATATTGCCAGAAAGGAAGAAAAAAGACAAGATTCACTTTTATTCATGCACAATTACAAAAGGAAGTATGtaggaaaaagaaaaacctccaagaaaaacaaaaaaacaatataa